A single genomic interval of Helianthus annuus cultivar XRQ/B chromosome 6, HanXRQr2.0-SUNRISE, whole genome shotgun sequence harbors:
- the LOC110932538 gene encoding zinc finger BED domain-containing protein RICESLEEPER 1-like translates to MSLPRSNDTEFQASADTSTPKKAPNSDDVIVVNDEEENLNDEENNDEVNNDEDNAHYTKKKRKKTSTAWVHFCTITNADQNEVHQCIHCGEKFNKFKDGTTTPLNRHIKKYCPKVKAASKGQMKLNISSGKASGSSSIVKNWKFSNVRMREVISHMIMVHGLPFNFVEYELFNVMMKEANPEFEKISRASVRQDCVSSYKLGKKRIQKMLNTVNRVSITTDMWTSVQNIHYMVVTCHFVDSDFDIHKCILSFVDVPPPYSGVHIYDCLFKCLKDWNIEMKVATLTVDNAKTNDVVARKLMDNLNLQKKLPLDGKLFHVRCCAHILNLLVQDGLSEIQDIIHNVRESVKHVGASPGRLHLFSELTKQLQLKKRHLILDVSTRWNATYAMLSTALEFKEVFENYADRESTYTKLPSGDDWKKCKDVCSFLSLFNEATKIISGSEYPTSNLFLIELYVIKDALDTVALEENDCMRSMACKMKEKFDKYWGSTNLLISLGAVMDPRYKMELIKLSFKTIYSPEEAKEEVQVVNDILEDLFNEYIEAHKESNVVRTGGATTGSGSEIRAGSSKSSSSFMTSRFGDGLKSGSAMYAQHITSLDTVERVKSELATYLEEGVYICETGATFDVLGWWKENRLKYRILSKMAADILSVPITTVASESAFSAGGRVVEPHRSCLGTEMVDMLVCGADWYRHYYGLHKKKIKENDDITYIELE, encoded by the exons ATGTCTCTACCCCGTTCAAATGATACGGAATTTCAAGCAAGCGCAGATACTTCAACTCCGAAAAAGGCGCCTAATAGCGATGATGTTATTGTAGTTAACGATGAAGAAGAAAATCTCAATGATGAAGAAAATAATGATGAAGTAAATAATGATGAAGACAATGCCCATTAcactaaaaagaaaagaaagaagacaTCAACTGCTTGGGTTCATTTTTGCACAATAACTAATGCTGATCAAAATGAAGTCCATCAATGTATACACTGTGGTGAGAAATTTAACAAGTTTAAGGATGGAACAACCACACCATTAAATAGACATATAAAAAAGTATTGCCCGAAAGTAAAAGCCGCAAGCAAAGGACAAATGAAGTTGAATATTTCTTCTGGAAAAGCATCAG GTTCTTCATCAATAGTGAAAAACTGGAAGTTTAGCAATGTGAGGATGAGGGAGGTTATTTCTCATATGATCATGGTGCATGGATTGCCATTTAATTTTGTTGAGTATGAGTTGTTCAATGTGATGATGAAGGAAGCCAATCCGGAATTTGAGAAGATCTCTCGTGCATCAGTTCGACAAGATTGTGTTTCTAGTTACAAACTTGGAAAGAAAAGAATTCAAAAAATGTTGAATACTGTTAATCGTGTGAGCATCACAACTGACATGTGGACATCCGTTCAAAATATCCATTACATGGTAGTTACATGCCACTTTGTAGACTCGGATTTTGATATTCACAAATGCATATTGAGTTTTGTAGACGTGCCTCCGCCATATTCTGGAGTTCATATCTATGATTGCTTGTTCAAGTGTTTAAAAGATTGGAATATTGAGATGAAGGTGGCTACTTTGACTGTGGACAATGCTAAAACTAATGATGTGGTGGCTAGAAAGTTGATGGATAATTTAAATCTACAAAAAAAACTTCCTCTTGATGGAAAGTTGTTTCATGTGCGATGTTGTGCGCATATTCTTAACTTGTTGGTTCAAGATGGTCTATCAGAAATTCAAGATATAATTCACAATGTTCGTGAGAGTGTGAAACATGTGGGTGCTTCTCCTGGGCGATTACATCTCTTTAGTGAGCTCACTAAACAATTACAATTAAAAAAAAGACATCTTATCTTGGATGTCAGTACTCGGTGGAATGCAACATACGCAATGTTGTCTACGGCTTTGGAGTTTAAAGAAGTTTTTGAGAATTATGCCGATCGAGAAAGTACATACACCAAATTACCAAGTGGTGATGATTGGAAAAAATGTAAAGATGTTTGCTCATTCTTGTCACTTTTCAATGAGGCTACCAAAATAATTTCAG GTTCTGAGTATCCAACTTCTAATTTATTTCTCATTGAGTTATACGTTATAAAAGATGCATTGGATACTGTAGCTTTGGAGGAGAATGATTGCATGCGATCTATGGCatgtaaaatgaaagaaaaatttGACAAATATTGGGGCTCTACTAATCTGTTGATTTCTCTGGGTGCTGTTATGGATCCAAGATACAAAATGGAACTAATTAAATTATCTTTCAAGACAATTTATTCTCCGGAGGAGGCTAAAGAAGAAGTACAAGTTGTTAATGACATTTTAGAGGATTTGTTTAATGAGTATATTGAGGCACATAAAGAATCGAATGTTGTTCGAACTGGTGGTGCAACTACTGGGAGTGGAAGCGAGATCAGAGCCGGTTCTTCTAAGAGTTCATCAAGCTTCATGACTTCTCGATTTGGTGATGGTTTGAAATCAGGTAGCGCTATGTATGCTCAACATATTACAAGTCTTGATACTGTTGAACGTGTGAAGTCAGAGTTAGCCACTTATTTAGAGGAAGGAGTGTACATTTGTGAGACGGGTGCAACTTTTGATGTTTTGGGATGGTGGAAAGAGAATAGACTTAAGTATAGAATTTTGTCCAAAATGGCAGCTGATATCCTATCTGTTCCAATAACAACTGTTGCTTCTGAATCGGCTTTCAGCGCTGGTGGGAGGGTTGTTGAGCCACATCGTTCTTGTTTAGGAACAGAGATGGTTGATATGCTTGTTTGTGGAGCTGATTGGTATCGTCATTACTATGGACTacataaaaagaaaatcaag GAAAATGACGATATTACATACATTGAGCTTGAATGA